One genomic region from Xenopus laevis strain J_2021 chromosome 2L, Xenopus_laevis_v10.1, whole genome shotgun sequence encodes:
- the msl3.L gene encoding MSL complex subunit 3 L homeolog: MEEKTIELEIPDILKKNLEEDCYLINKRKRLVKLPCQTNIITILESYVKHFAINAAFSANDRCRHQQTTSSVNLNLHYIPPEKNIELCKEMVDGLRIIFDFTLPLILLYPYEQTQYKKVTSSKFFLPIRESASILHRNQEEVSPSPPLLNPPTPQSTDSQTTTGEPATPKRRRTEPDILQSLRRSTRHSTSCDRMSESSASPQPKRRHTETPVSMPKLFLHLEKKTPVHSGSSSPVTLTPSKEGSSVFTGLEGRRNNELNEVLSWKLMPENYPQSDQPTPPSYIYGSQHLLRLFVKLPEIMGKMMFSDKNLKALLKHFELFLRFLAEYHEDFFPESAYVAACEAYYSTRNPRAVY, translated from the exons CTGGTAAAACTGCCGTGTCAAACCAACATCATAACTATTCTTGAATCATATGTGAAACATTTTGCTATCAATGCAGCTTTTTCAGCAAACGATCGGTGCCGTCACCAACAGACAACTTCAAGTGTCAATTTGAATCTTCATTATATCCCACCAGAAAAAAA CATTGAACTTTGTAAAGAGATGGTCGATGGCTTGAGGATTATATTTGATTTTACTCTACCGCTAATACTGCTTTATCCATATGAGCAAACGCAATATAAAAAGGTGACATCGTCAAAATTTTTTCTTCCTATCAGAGAAAGTGCATCTATTCTCCACAG AAATCAGGAGGAAGTATCACCAAGTCCACCACTTTTAAATCCACCAACTCCACAGTCAACTGACAGTCAGACTACCACAGGAGAGCCTGCCACTCCAAAAAGACGAAGAACAGAGCCAGACATTTTGCAGTCTTTGAGACGTTCTACAAGGCACAGTACAAGCTGCGATAGGATGTCAGAAAGCAGTGCTTCTCCACAACCAAAACGAAGACATACAGAAACTCCAGTATCTATGCCAAAGCTTTTCCTGCATTTAGAAAAGA AAACTCCGGTACATAGTGGATCTTCTTCACCAGTAACATTAACTCCCAGCAAAGAAGGAAGTTCTGTGTTCACGGGATTAGAAGGTCGAAGGAATAATGAGCTCAATGAG GTGTTGTCTTGGAAACTAATGCCAGAAAATTACCCTCAAAGTGATCAGCCAACTCCTCCATCTTACATTTATGGATCGCAACACCTGCTTCGATTGtttg TGAAACTTCCAGAAATAATGGGAAAAATGATGTTCTCCGATAAAAACCTAAAGGCTTTGCTCAAGCACTTTGAACTGTTTCTAAG ATTCCTTGCAGAGTATCACGAGGATTTCTTCCCAGAATCTGCTTATGTAGCTGCCTGTGAAGCCTATTACAGTACCAGAAATCCACGAGCAGTTTATTAA
- the msl3.L gene encoding MSL complex subunit 3 L homeolog isoform X2, translating to MRKQLVKLPCQTNIITILESYVKHFAINAAFSANDRCRHQQTTSSVNLNLHYIPPEKNIELCKEMVDGLRIIFDFTLPLILLYPYEQTQYKKVTSSKFFLPIRESASILHRNQEEVSPSPPLLNPPTPQSTDSQTTTGEPATPKRRRTEPDILQSLRRSTRHSTSCDRMSESSASPQPKRRHTETPVSMPKLFLHLEKKTPVHSGSSSPVTLTPSKEGSSVFTGLEGRRNNELNEVLSWKLMPENYPQSDQPTPPSYIYGSQHLLRLFVKLPEIMGKMMFSDKNLKALLKHFELFLRFLAEYHEDFFPESAYVAACEAYYSTRNPRAVY from the exons CTGGTAAAACTGCCGTGTCAAACCAACATCATAACTATTCTTGAATCATATGTGAAACATTTTGCTATCAATGCAGCTTTTTCAGCAAACGATCGGTGCCGTCACCAACAGACAACTTCAAGTGTCAATTTGAATCTTCATTATATCCCACCAGAAAAAAA CATTGAACTTTGTAAAGAGATGGTCGATGGCTTGAGGATTATATTTGATTTTACTCTACCGCTAATACTGCTTTATCCATATGAGCAAACGCAATATAAAAAGGTGACATCGTCAAAATTTTTTCTTCCTATCAGAGAAAGTGCATCTATTCTCCACAG AAATCAGGAGGAAGTATCACCAAGTCCACCACTTTTAAATCCACCAACTCCACAGTCAACTGACAGTCAGACTACCACAGGAGAGCCTGCCACTCCAAAAAGACGAAGAACAGAGCCAGACATTTTGCAGTCTTTGAGACGTTCTACAAGGCACAGTACAAGCTGCGATAGGATGTCAGAAAGCAGTGCTTCTCCACAACCAAAACGAAGACATACAGAAACTCCAGTATCTATGCCAAAGCTTTTCCTGCATTTAGAAAAGA AAACTCCGGTACATAGTGGATCTTCTTCACCAGTAACATTAACTCCCAGCAAAGAAGGAAGTTCTGTGTTCACGGGATTAGAAGGTCGAAGGAATAATGAGCTCAATGAG GTGTTGTCTTGGAAACTAATGCCAGAAAATTACCCTCAAAGTGATCAGCCAACTCCTCCATCTTACATTTATGGATCGCAACACCTGCTTCGATTGtttg TGAAACTTCCAGAAATAATGGGAAAAATGATGTTCTCCGATAAAAACCTAAAGGCTTTGCTCAAGCACTTTGAACTGTTTCTAAG ATTCCTTGCAGAGTATCACGAGGATTTCTTCCCAGAATCTGCTTATGTAGCTGCCTGTGAAGCCTATTACAGTACCAGAAATCCACGAGCAGTTTATTAA